ACTGATTTGTTGGTATTTTTCTTATTATATTAAGATAATATCCGCATAAGTCAGGCTGCGGTATGGATATATGGTTAACTTGTCTGACCAATCCAGTCAATGGTAAAAAGGTTTGACCAAACGCTTTTTTGGCGCCATTCTCTTTGACAATGAAACCAAAGGACCCCCATGGCCTACGAACAAATCAAGACACCGAAAATTGCCGACGCCATCGTCGATCAACTTCAAACGCTTATTTTGAAAGGTGTTTTGAAACCAGAAGAGAAGCTGCCCGCAGAGCGGGATCTCGCCCAGCAAATGGACGTCTCCCGCCCCTCCCTGCGCGAAGCCCTTCAACGCCTGGAAGCCTTGGGCCTGCTGGAATCAAAACAAGGCGGCGGGACCTACGTCAAATCCGTGGTTGCCTCGGCCTTCACCGAGCCCCTGGCTTATCTCATGCGGTCGGATCCGGATACGGCCATGGATTATATCGAGTTTCGGCGCTCTTTGGAGGGCACGGCCAGTTATTACGCCGCCATCCGCGCCACCGGTTCGGACAAGGAAATTCTGGCCTCTCACATGAAAGCCATGGAAGACGCCCATTCGGTGGATGATCCGACGCTGGAAGCCGACGAGGATGCCGATTTCCACCTGGCCATCGCCGAGGCCTCGCACAATGTCGTGCTACTGCACATCGCTCAGGGCCTATACAAGCTGCTGCGCGAGGGCGTGTTCTATAACCGCCAGCGGCTCTATAACCGCAAGAATTCCCGCAACCTGCTGCTCGACCAGCACCGCCGTATTCATGACGCCATCTTGGGCGGAGATCCGGAGGAAGCCCGCGAGGCAGCCCGGGCCCATATGACCTTCGTCGAAGCCAGCCTGCTGGAAATGGGCAAGGAAGCACAACGGGAAGACATCGCCCGCCGCCGATTGGCCCGCGTTCGCGAAGCATCGCCCCGGACGGACTAGACCCGCCCAATAAATGACCACATCATAACAGAATGCCTATTATTTAATCTTTTGATCGAAGCGGCCTGGCGATACCTCCCAGGTTTCAGCCGTTTCTCGGTTGGCATGCCCCCTGCATTAACAATACTAAAGGCATCTAGGGTTCCGGTTTTCCGCCTGTCTGATGGGCAATGGGGAATGTCTGGTCCGAGGGTTGCCATCCGGACGATCCGTCCGGACACACGGCGGGACAAAAGCCCGGGAGAGTACCAGTTCGAGAAGCCGCGCTTGGCGGACCCGACGGAGTCTCTCCCTCTGGACCCGCAAACCGCCAACCTCCCTTTTGGTGCTCTTTCGGCAAAGCGATTGATGGATCGAATAACCGAAGGAGAGAAGGCATGCGACGTTCGTTCAGAAATCTGATGGCCGGTGCCCTGTGCGCCGTGGCCCTGGTGGCCAGCAGCGCTCAGGCAGCGGAGAAGACCTCGTTCAAGGTCATGTGGTCAATCTATGTGGGCTGGATGCCCTGGGGCTATGCGGCCGATAGCGGCATCGTCAAGAAATGGGCTGACAAGTATGGCATCGACATCGAGGTGGTGCAGATCAACGACTATATCGAGTCCATCAACCAGTACACCGCCGGAGCCTTTGACGCGGGCGTAATGACCAACATGGATGCCCTGACCATTCCGTCTGTCGGTGGCGTGGATACCACGGCGTTGATTGTCGGCGATTTTTCCAACGGCAATGACGGCATCGTTTTGAAGGGTGGAACGTCGGTAAAGGATCTGAAGGGCCGCTCGGTCAATCTGGTGGAATTGTCCGTCTCCCACTACCTGCTGGCGCGGGGCCTGGATAGTGTCGGTCTTTCGGAAAAGGACCTGACAGTGGTCAATACCTCCGACGCCGACATCGTGGCCGCCTATACCGGTTCCGATGACGTCAATGCGGTGGTCACCTGGAACCCGCAACTGAGCGAAGTGGCCGCTCACAAGGGTTCCACCAAGGTATTTGATTCCTCGGGCATTCCCGGCGAGATCATTGACATGCTGGTGGTCAATACCGAAACCCTGAAAGCCAATCCCAAGTTTGCCAAAGCCCTGGTCGGTGCCTGGTATGAAACCATGGCCGTCATGAGCGCCGATGATGCCAAGGGCAAAGCCGCCCGCACCGTCATGGGTCAGGCCGCGGGCACAGACCTCGCCGGTTACGAGGCCCAGTTGGCGACCACCAAGATGTTCTTTGATGCCGCCGACGCGGTGACCTTCGTCAAGAGCTCCACCCTGCCCCAGACCATGGACTATGTGGCCAAGTTTTCCTTTGACCACGGTCTGCTCGGCGAAGGCGCGCCCAACGCCGAGGTGGTGGGCATTCAGTTTCCCAACGGCTCGGTGTTCGGAGACCATGGCAACATCAAGCTGCGTTTCGACGCCAGCTACATGACCATGGCCGCCGACGGCAAGCTGTAGAGCCATAGGACAGGAAAGGACGGCGGCATGCGCAGGGTGATCAATCAGCGACCGGGCAAGGCGGGAAAGGTCTTTCTGACTCTGTTGCCGTTCGCGTTGCTGATCGGCGCCTATATGGTGGGGTCGGACATGCGTCTGGCGGAAAACCCCAACGACAAACTGCTGCCGTCCTTTTCCAAAATTGGCGACGCCATCGAGCGTATGGCCTTCACCCCGGATAAACGCACCGGCAACTATCTTTGGTGGGTGGATACGGCCTCTAGTCTGACCCGCATGGGGCTGGGCATCGGTATCGCCACCCTGTTCGGTCTGCTTTTTGGGGTGGTCAATGGTCTGATCCCCTATGTGCGCGCCACCCTGGCACCGCTGATCGCCGTTCTTTCCTTGATACCGCCCATGGCCATCCTGCCGGTGCTGTTCATTGTTTTCGGCCTCGGTGAAGTGTCCAAGGTGGTGCTGATCGTCATCGGTATCGCCCCCTTTCTAATGAGGGACATGGCACTGCGCGTGGCCGAACTGCCCGGTGAACAGATCATCAAGGCGCAGACCCTGGGCGCCAGCACCTGGGCCATCGTGGTGCGCGTGGTACTGCCGCAGATGCTGCCCCGGCTGATTGATTCCGTCCGGCTGGCCCTGGGCCCGGCCTGGTTATTTCTGATCGCCGCCGAGGCCATCGCCGCCACCGACGGACTGGGCTACCGCATCTTCCTGGTGCGCCGCTATCTGGCCATGGACGTGATCTTGCCCTATGTGGCCTGGATCACCCTGCTGGCCTTCACCTTCGATTGGCTGCTGGTACGCCTGCAAAGCCGTGCCTTCCCCTGGATCGCCGTCGGCAAGGAGCGCTCATGAGCACCGTCAGCCTGAACAAGATCTGGAAGGAATATCCCGGCGCCGTGGTGTTGGAAAACATTGACCTGGCGTTCGCGCCGCGCTCCTTCGTTTCCCTGGTCGGGCCGTCAGGCTGCGGCAAGACCACCCTGTTGCGCATGATCCTGGGCCAGGAGGAACCGACCCGGGGCGAGATCCTGCTCGACGGCGAACCGCTGGTCGCCGAACCAGGGCCGGACCGGGGCGTTGTATTCCAGCGCTATTCGGTCTTTCCCCATCTGACGGTGTTGCAGAATGTCATCCTGGGTCGCGAATTCGAGCAATCGGCTTTTCTCTCCCGGCTGTTTGGCGCCGCCAAGCGCCGCGCCGAAGACGAAGCCATGACCTTGCTCAAGGCCGTCGGCCTGGAAGCCGCCAAGGACAAATACCCCGCCGCCCTGTCCGGCGGCATGCAGCAGCGGCTGGCCATTGCTCAGGCCTTGATGAAAAAACCCAAGGTGCTGCTGCTGGACGAGCCTTTCGGTGCCCTGGACCCGGGCACCCGCACGCAGATGCACGAGCTGATCCTCAATCTGTGGCAAGACACCCCCATGACCGTGTTCATGGTCACCCATGATATCCGCGAAGGCTTCCACCTGGGCACCCGGTTGATCGCCTTCGACAAAGTGCGCGAAGACCCGGACACGCCCAACGCCTATGGTGCCACGGTAACCTTCGACTTGGACCTGGACCGGGCGCGCCCCGACCAAATCGACCAATTGACCGACCAACTGCGTGAAAAAAAGGAAACGACCGATGCTTGATTCCGTTCTCCACCTGTCCTCCCGCCGCCATGGGGTGACCCGCGATGAGCGCCGCTTCCACCATCCGGACTTCGACAAGATGCAAGCACGGGGCTGGAAGGCCGCCTTGGCCGAAGGGGAACTGCCCGAGGACGCCTGGAAGAACGAACAGGCTCATGCCTTGGAGAACGGCCTACAGGGCGCCGATTCCATCGAGGATCGGACCATCCCCACCTTCGCGCGGGGCGAACTGCCCCACTTCGCCGGGATCAATACCTTCCTCAAGGCTCCCTATGCGGAGAACGTCCGCGAGGTCGGGCGCTATGACGCGGCGATCATGGGCGTGCCCTTCGATGGCGGCACCACCTATCGCCCCGGCACCCGCTTTGGCCCCCAGGGCATGCGCAAGATTTCCGCCCTCTACACCCCCTATAACTATGAAATGGGTGTCGATCTGCGTGAACAGATGACCCTGTGCGACGCCGGGGATGTCTTCACCATTCCGGCCAATATTGAAAAGACCTTCGATCAGATCTCCAAGGCCATGAGCCATGTGTTTTCGTCGGGGGCCATGCCCATCGTCCTGGGCGGCGACCATTCCATCGGCTATCCCACCGTACGTGGCATTGCCGAATGCACCACCAAGAAGATCGGTATCATCCATTTCGACCGCCATGCGGACATTCAGGAAAAAGACCTGGACGAACGCATGCACACCACGCCCTGGTTCCATGCCACCAACATGGACAACGTCCCGGCCACCAATCTGGTGCAAATCGGTATCGGCGGCTGGCAGGTGCCGCGCGAGGCGGTCAAGCAGATCCGCGAGCGTGATACCAACGTGCTGACCATGCGCGACGTGGAGGAACTGGGCCTGGACAAGACGGCCGAGATGGCCTTGGAATGGGCCTGGAAAGACGCCGATGCGGTCTATTTGAGCTTCGATATCGACTGTGTCGACTGCGGCTTCGTGCCCGGCACCGGCTGGCCGGAACCAGGCGGATTCCTACCCCGCGAGGCCTTGTCCTTGGTCGGCAAGGTGGCCGCCGAGGGATTGTGCGGCATGGAAGTGGTGGAAGTCTCCCCCCCCTATGACACCTCTGACATTACCTCGCTGTTCGGCGCTCGGGTCATTGTCGATGTGCTCGGCACCTTGGTGGCCCACGGCAAGATGGGCGCGCACAAGAACATCATCGACAAGCCGGTTACGCTCTAAGGAGGCTCCCATGGATCACGACGAATACCATTTGGTCGAGCGGGCTTTTATCGACGGCTTCCGGGGTGCACCGGACAAACAGGCATTCCTCAAGCTGTCGCGGATTCCGCTGGAAGTCGAGGGCGAAGGATTGAAGCTGGTGGAAGTGCGGATCGAGGATACCCACACCGTCGGCACCGCTTCGCCCGGGTTCGGGGCGCCGGAGCTGGTCTATCACCCTCTGCCGGCCGAGATGGTGGTCACCAGCACAGGGTTATCTTTTGTCTATGTGTCCATGAAGGAACGCCGGGAAATGTCTTTGGCCGATCTGCTGGCATTGCGTGGCGAAAGTATCGACCAAGGGACGGACCATCACCCCCATCATGCCCATTGACCAGGCCCATTGATCAGGCCCTGAGGCGCCTGTCCTCTTCCGGGATCTCGCCGCCCAGTTCGACCCGGTTGCGGCCCTGGTCCTTGGCGGCATAGAGGGCCTGGTCGGCCTGATGGACCAGGCTATCCACCGATTCCATGCCGCGTGCGGTGCCGACGCCAAAGCTGGCGGTTTTGTGGCCCACGCCCTTGAATTCGTGGTCTTCGATGGCTGTGCGCAGCTTCTCCGCCGTGGCTGCCGCCCCGGCCAGGGTCGTTCCGGGACAAACAATCAAAAACTCCTCGCCGCCCCAGCGCCCGACAATATCCACGTCGCGGCAGCTGTCTTGGAGGATGCCCGCCAGATCCTTGAGCACCCGATCACCGACCAAATGGCCAAAGGTATCATTGACCGCTTTGAAGTGGTCCATATCTGCTAGAATCACCGACAGGCATTCTCCGTAGCGTTTGCATCGATTGATCTCGTTTTGCAGCACATCATCCATATGCCGACGGTTCGCCAGGCTGGTCAGCACGTCGGTGGTGGACATTTGCTCCAGTTGCTGTTGGTGCTGGCGGATCTCACGCATGATCTGCACTTCCCGGCGCAGGATCCACAGGCCGATCAACAGAGCCAGGATCCCCGCCCCCAGGCTGAGTACCAAAAGCCGTTGCTGCGAGGCGCCAATTTCATTTTGCAGGGAAATCCCCTCTGCCTTGGCGGTGCGCTCAATCACTGCCACGAAGCTGTTCAGCTTGTCGATCACCACCGTCTGACCGGCCGTGGCGTCCTTGATTTCCTGGCGCATTTCTGCCGGAGGCACGCCATCGACAATGCGGGCCATGGCCGCTTCCACCAGCGGATGGGCGAGGCGGATTGTTTCTTCCGCATGAGCCAGGGCATGGCGCTCCTCGTCGGTCATGCCCCATTTGTCGAGCACGGCGCGGGCAGCCAGGAATTTCGTGGCGATACCCTTGAACAGCTGGTACTGCTCATCGCGATCGAAAAAATCATCCAGGGTGCTGGTAAAGGTCAGCCGATAGGAGCGTTCCAACACGGCTTCGCGCATGGAAAAGGCGGCCAACACCTTCTCGCGATAGGCCGTTCCTCGCTCCCATTCCTTGTGCACCGTGGCATTTTGGCCCAACGCAATCAGCACCACCCCGACCATGCAAAGCAGCACAACGGAGAAGGCGGCAACAAGAATGATGTTGCGTCGGTGGAGCGGCTGTTCCATGAAATTTTTATCACACCTCAATTATTGAGCCGAATATGATGCCTGATAGAACGAATTTCAATTATACTTTCGAGAATACTCCATAGAGGTAAAGTAATTTTATCTCTTGTTACTTGCCCTAACCTGAGACTGACGCGCCATGAAATATCTCTCCCGATTGATGACCTGCCTGGTCACCCTCCTGATCGCATCCCCCGGCCAAGGCGCGGAGGCGCCGAAGGTGGTGGCATCCATCAAACCGATCCATTCCCTGGTCTCCGCGGTCATGGCGGGCGTGGCTGAACCGGGTTTGTTGATTGACGGCGAAGCCTCGCCCCATGGTACCAGTCTTCGCCCTTCCCAGGCCCGGGCCCTGCGCCATGCAGACCTTATCTTTTGGGTCGGACCGGACTTGGAGCAGGTATTGGAAAAGCCCATCGCCGCGCTGAGCGATGAAGCGCGCGTATTTGCCCTTGAGGAGACTCCGGGCCTGACGCTTTTCGGCTTTCGGGGAGCAAAAGAGGACCATGAAGAGGCGGCGCACGAAGAGCATGGCCACGACGAACATGGGCATGATGACCACGGCCATGGGGAAACGGATTTGCACATCTGGCTCGATCCGATGAATGCTCAGGCCTTGGCCCATCATGTGGCGGACATCCTCTCGGCAGCGGACCCCGCTCATGGAGCAACATACAAATCCAATGCCGCCCGCCTCGCCAAGCAGCTCGAAGCATTGGGCGCGGAATTGGCAGCGACCCTCAAGCCGATCCAGGCCCGCCCGTTCATGGTCTTCCACGACGCTTATCGCTATTTCGAGGAACGGTACGGATTGCAAATGGTGGGATCCATG
The sequence above is drawn from the Magnetospira sp. QH-2 genome and encodes:
- a CDS encoding FCD domain-containing protein: MAYEQIKTPKIADAIVDQLQTLILKGVLKPEEKLPAERDLAQQMDVSRPSLREALQRLEALGLLESKQGGGTYVKSVVASAFTEPLAYLMRSDPDTAMDYIEFRRSLEGTASYYAAIRATGSDKEILASHMKAMEDAHSVDDPTLEADEDADFHLAIAEASHNVVLLHIAQGLYKLLREGVFYNRQRLYNRKNSRNLLLDQHRRIHDAILGGDPEEAREAARAHMTFVEASLLEMGKEAQREDIARRRLARVREASPRTD
- a CDS encoding putative urea ABC transporter substrate-binding protein translates to MRRSFRNLMAGALCAVALVASSAQAAEKTSFKVMWSIYVGWMPWGYAADSGIVKKWADKYGIDIEVVQINDYIESINQYTAGAFDAGVMTNMDALTIPSVGGVDTTALIVGDFSNGNDGIVLKGGTSVKDLKGRSVNLVELSVSHYLLARGLDSVGLSEKDLTVVNTSDADIVAAYTGSDDVNAVVTWNPQLSEVAAHKGSTKVFDSSGIPGEIIDMLVVNTETLKANPKFAKALVGAWYETMAVMSADDAKGKAARTVMGQAAGTDLAGYEAQLATTKMFFDAADAVTFVKSSTLPQTMDYVAKFSFDHGLLGEGAPNAEVVGIQFPNGSVFGDHGNIKLRFDASYMTMAADGKL
- a CDS encoding ABC transporter permease, translating into MRRVINQRPGKAGKVFLTLLPFALLIGAYMVGSDMRLAENPNDKLLPSFSKIGDAIERMAFTPDKRTGNYLWWVDTASSLTRMGLGIGIATLFGLLFGVVNGLIPYVRATLAPLIAVLSLIPPMAILPVLFIVFGLGEVSKVVLIVIGIAPFLMRDMALRVAELPGEQIIKAQTLGASTWAIVVRVVLPQMLPRLIDSVRLALGPAWLFLIAAEAIAATDGLGYRIFLVRRYLAMDVILPYVAWITLLAFTFDWLLVRLQSRAFPWIAVGKERS
- a CDS encoding ABC transporter ATP-binding protein; the encoded protein is MSTVSLNKIWKEYPGAVVLENIDLAFAPRSFVSLVGPSGCGKTTLLRMILGQEEPTRGEILLDGEPLVAEPGPDRGVVFQRYSVFPHLTVLQNVILGREFEQSAFLSRLFGAAKRRAEDEAMTLLKAVGLEAAKDKYPAALSGGMQQRLAIAQALMKKPKVLLLDEPFGALDPGTRTQMHELILNLWQDTPMTVFMVTHDIREGFHLGTRLIAFDKVREDPDTPNAYGATVTFDLDLDRARPDQIDQLTDQLREKKETTDA
- a CDS encoding agmatinase family protein; amino-acid sequence: MLDSVLHLSSRRHGVTRDERRFHHPDFDKMQARGWKAALAEGELPEDAWKNEQAHALENGLQGADSIEDRTIPTFARGELPHFAGINTFLKAPYAENVREVGRYDAAIMGVPFDGGTTYRPGTRFGPQGMRKISALYTPYNYEMGVDLREQMTLCDAGDVFTIPANIEKTFDQISKAMSHVFSSGAMPIVLGGDHSIGYPTVRGIAECTTKKIGIIHFDRHADIQEKDLDERMHTTPWFHATNMDNVPATNLVQIGIGGWQVPREAVKQIRERDTNVLTMRDVEELGLDKTAEMALEWAWKDADAVYLSFDIDCVDCGFVPGTGWPEPGGFLPREALSLVGKVAAEGLCGMEVVEVSPPYDTSDITSLFGARVIVDVLGTLVAHGKMGAHKNIIDKPVTL
- a CDS encoding GGDEF domain-containing protein, producing the protein MEQPLHRRNIILVAAFSVVLLCMVGVVLIALGQNATVHKEWERGTAYREKVLAAFSMREAVLERSYRLTFTSTLDDFFDRDEQYQLFKGIATKFLAARAVLDKWGMTDEERHALAHAEETIRLAHPLVEAAMARIVDGVPPAEMRQEIKDATAGQTVVIDKLNSFVAVIERTAKAEGISLQNEIGASQQRLLVLSLGAGILALLIGLWILRREVQIMREIRQHQQQLEQMSTTDVLTSLANRRHMDDVLQNEINRCKRYGECLSVILADMDHFKAVNDTFGHLVGDRVLKDLAGILQDSCRDVDIVGRWGGEEFLIVCPGTTLAGAAATAEKLRTAIEDHEFKGVGHKTASFGVGTARGMESVDSLVHQADQALYAAKDQGRNRVELGGEIPEEDRRLRA
- a CDS encoding zinc ABC transporter substrate-binding protein, translated to MKYLSRLMTCLVTLLIASPGQGAEAPKVVASIKPIHSLVSAVMAGVAEPGLLIDGEASPHGTSLRPSQARALRHADLIFWVGPDLEQVLEKPIAALSDEARVFALEETPGLTLFGFRGAKEDHEEAAHEEHGHDEHGHDDHGHGETDLHIWLDPMNAQALAHHVADILSAADPAHGATYKSNAARLAKQLEALGAELAATLKPIQARPFMVFHDAYRYFEERYGLQMVGSMTISPHSPPGARHVMEVRDKLKALGNTCLFSEPQFEPRLVHRIIKGTKALTGALDPLGADIEAGPDHYFKLLRGLADSFRRCLDRAADGSALR